tacactaattgcattacaaaaatagccaaaaaaatcgaaattacaaaaatagccatcaatttcgcagatgagaaggtcccatctgcgaaatgaccttctcatctgcgaaagtacaagcacctaaagcacagttgtgctttaggtgcttgtactttcgcagatgagaaggtccaTCTGCGAAATGGCTCCCATCTGCGAAATGCCCTCGATTTTGagtataaaaacgtttttttCTCCATTTTCACTCTTCTTtacacaaaaactctctctaactttgggcttctctcgtaattttggctagttttgaagaaaatggaggattatatCAACAATCCCacaaatatggttagattttaacttttttaatgtcaacaatctctttattttatcatttgttgtattatttagtgttaaaaaagggtaattttgttgtgtttgatagttttaatatttttttagtatACTTGAAGTTTAAATGCAAGTAGAGACAAGTAGAAACTGCgtagataatgtttacaatttgttatttttgttgtttttttagttgttgtataacctgaaatcttgtatattcttatcgtataattgtttatataaagtgcaaaatagtcgtttgtatatatatttgtcgtataagtataacatttgtataagttgaaaatttgtcgtatatatattgttagaaattgtttgtgtttgtcgtataagtataacatttgtataagttgaaaatttgtcgtatatatattgttagaaattgtttgtatttgtcgtgtaagttgaaaatttgtataaagttgtcgtataacttgcaaaattgttaatttggttgtcgttttatttttaaatttttttgtttatatggttataaaatgttagttttaattagaaagataaaaattgtttatatatttgtcgtttaagttgaaaatttgtcgttgatatatttgtcgtttaagttgaaaatttgtttaataaaatgtttatataattatgtatgatattgttttctatcgtaaatatatttgttgtataacttggaaaattgtttatatatgtgtatgttattgttttttatcggaAATACATATATATTAGTAATTAAGAAATTGTATTTGCAGTTTGTaatcatatatttttaaaaaaaaaaattttagttatctaatttgtttttgtgtttttttttgcaGCATGATTTTAGTTTAATGAATACGAAAGCCTTTGCGAACTTAAAAAGCTCTGGCGGTAACATGGGAAGTatttgaagttttagatgatgCCCGACGTGCTATTTTCAAAGATACCGTCTTTGGTTATTTTATTGATGTCCCTCGTTTATAAGGGGACGCATTATTGTTTCATAAAATGTCCTTCATCAGATCCGGTCGGACcctgttttatctccagatggaataaaacgtttatattttcgagtaggcaatacgaaaatggtttatgggccggaagagttttgtttgattaccggcttcaattttggggagtatccaaaaaacattgggagaaaagggtcgaaaaaattaataagcagtaaaaaaagatgtttattgcGTGAACGACTATTTCCGGACCATActaatagttcggtgaaaatcggcgacatgaaacatttaattttaaatcgaacattcctagcacttgacgacgttgatgcagttagagtatgtttgatatatattttgtgtgaaggttttttgggTAAAGAAGTTAATgatcgggtgccacaagattggttttttttttgctgagaatttggatctctggaacaggtatattttgtttacgttaaaagttctattttattaaagttataatttatataataatcaattttgttttttttgttttgttagtttcgcttggggtagctatctctgggattttacttatgttgaccttgaGGATACATGGAACAAAATACATAATTATTTATCATTTTCTGAGCGTGGTTACTAAAAAaagtttataaataaaacgaatattgtttttagttgcacacgacaccgaagcaaaaaagaagaacaaaaaagaaggttgATATCAAATCAACAAGCCCCGTTCCTCCTCCAGTTTTTGGTGTTGCTCATGACTTCTCCATGTTGCGCCTGCAACCTTACGTAGCAGGCGGTGAGGTTGTCATCCAAAATTATGTATTGCATTCATATGATGTCCAACATTgtttgtttaatttcgtgttagatagagatttttggagctcattgtttgggcatacacacgacggatggttggagtcagcggtaaattaattgttaattaattattttaaaagttaattgttttttagtcaataacaaaaCTATCATGTGTGCAGCATATAACCATTTTGTACCGACTATTGATGGAGAGACGGTTTGAGAgcgaccgacatacaataatgcctccaaatttttttgtttctcatgctttggaagaaggacaggactggagggcgtttatggctggtattgctacgtaccccaacttcatggttgcttggtggaatgttgatacggtaaacttaatattttatattgaaaataatatcgtttttttgttatgtttttgtattgtgatgtaaataaacataattttattttctgatccttatacaggtcttattgccgattcattcatcccctaatcattggctatttggggaactacgattaacgtcaatggaagtgcatatttatgacagtcttggtagaggggcttatgaaaaattcaaatctgaaggaatcttttccaaatttgaacgtcgggtgacaaattatttggacaagattaagtattgggctcggaggaacatcccaaggattccattgaatatgcaattcatttatgaagaaaatgttccccaacaaagtagtcatttgggagattgcggtgtttttgtttgtatgtttatggagcaattGGTTTCAGGTCAACCAATACGTGTTCTTATTGACCCAAAGAACGCAGCTTTAGAGTTCCGTCTATGGATGGCAAAAATTAATTGGGGGTCTAGTCTTGGTCCtatgtagttggattatataaatgtatatataaattaatgttggatttcattattagtttatttttacagtttactcaacggatgacaaaaaatataacgttacgacaattacaacaaattaatgacctactaattacttatcaatacatacaacataagaacgactacaacatttgttttaacgttacaaatacaacaatttattgacctaacaactttaaaaccataaaaacaatattgaaaagcttacaacttgtaaacaagaactgccaagaacaacactcaactacaaaccaacgctatctttaacttcttattttctgattgaaagagcttattagagttagctactttagctattaccatagaagattggtccttctcttcatcaacccaactgataaacctgcattttggtccctgttaaatttaatattcacagtaagaaaataaatttttgtgatgtaaacacgagggtttaaatttgaatgacgttaacaacatgataccaaatatgggcaagcgtaaaacaatcttcctgggtttttagctgtacccgaatcctaacgatacgttctcctccgcaattgcagtatgccattagccttctttttcttttaaatcgGAGTTACTTTCTCAGTTAAATTTTTCATAATGAGTGACACCCATTTATAGAAGAAATCATATTACAGACAATtctttttgattatgaaatgaactagtttgactatgaattcaaaaagttgaactataaaatgcagacaagtacattctatagtattgtcatgtcggtcagtgaaatttgactatgaaatgaactggtttgactatgaattcaaaaagttgaactatgaaatgcagacaagtacattctgtagtattgtcatgttggtcagtgaaatttgactaagaaatgaactggtttgactatgaattcaaaaagttgaactatgaaatgcagacaagtacattctgtagtattgtcatgtcagtcagtgaaatttgactatgaaatgaactggtttgactatgaattcaaaaagttgaactatgaatttaaaaggttaaactatgaattttgatcagtagagatacaatattttctatttataattgcatttgtttcatattgcatttgtgtgatgattgtagagcacTATCATCGGTATTGAAAATGAGTAGTTACAGCGAAAGAACCTTTTCTCAACTACCAATTTTCTTGCATAaccttcaaagaacaaatcctaataccttcacagccattaagaaaaccgataccaaccgctttcaattctgttttgtggctttaggttgcgtggtataacatacttcttttattgagttatatAATAGTTCATGGTAATGTATCTCGATTAGTTTTTACTTATCACTAATATGTGTTCGTTTTTATGTAGATTCGTACCTTCCATAGGTGCATGATACCGCTGatatatgtgggttatttaccccttcttgggagctttctgacaacaatgtacttcgcagtggctttagatggaaatcatgaaccactactcttagcaattggtttgggaaccttacagtgtgaagaatcatggagatggttcatgatgaggttaagagattgtttaggtgaggacatagaggttggtttcataagcaacctgtgtgataacatagactttggtgttcagagtgcctacccggattcctatcatggatattatcctaaagatatagctcgaaagatacgtgagtctgtcggacataacaatacggaagtcgaatcgttgttttggaagtcatgcaatgcatatagcgttgatgatttttacttgtgtttggaaaggttgcaaagtacatgtaggaaaccacctttctgcaccttgattatgagtccaatttactggcttgacgatataccgatttcaaaatggacaagagcatttttcccaaaaatacgttacaatgttaaatcgattgacgtccctgaaattttgcaaattatatcctcacgtgagtttcctataacaacgataattgagttaaccaccacgtcgatacaatcaaagtatgctgaacgggccgaactggctggtaagggagattgttatatttagttttttttattgtgctactatttttattaaaatatcaaattttacagggaggttgtctggtgggttgaccccttacgttaagagtaaggttcaaaaaagtctcaacaagtcttataattgtaatgcaagacgtttgtatggggatacatttgaagtcGATGACACTTTTGCCACCAGCAACGTACAAGTTGAACAaagggtatgtagttgtggtaaatggcaaaaaagcggtataccatgtggccacgctataacatgtctaagaacccgtacatctgagtccattcagagaatggttgattacaagttcactaattatgtgtatcgacttgcatatggatctgagttggtgaatactataccatcacatgtgcattgggaaataccaaatgaaacggtggtcctgttacctccctcaatgcagtagttattcatgtagcacctttatgttttatgtagtattatgtattagttttttatgtaccccgtttttattttagtgttgtgttatgtattagttatccatgtacccagtttatattttatgtcgtattatgtattagttatttatgtaccccGTTTATATTTTATTGCATTCTATATATTGGCTATTGACgaaacaacatacattaaaagaaatggacgtttattaaatagtaacgactagacacatacaacaacaagtaacttaaataacaaaaaacaattaacttaaccaacatgcatattaaaaataagggacattctttaaaagattgcatgcatctaagtgggtaaactcgctaccatcatattcaaaacggtatagttccaaagccacctgccgtagaatgtcttcatccgtatttgcatgttcgttatccaactcgttataagaaattgtttcaccttcattttcatatccagaaacttcgctttgacatctcttcttcttcgatattgagtgcggttcattaaatggtgaaacaaatgacagacacgagaccaaaatgatccagcacgaacttgtgggggacccggtggaaaatccacctctacagttgtaatccaagcttgaaccaaagcgacctcctctgcgttcctccatatatgtggtgagtccataattgcaaggagggaagtaatacaatacaattacaacggatattgaaatctatttataactACTCCTTACTTTCCTGGTGCAATGACTTGTCAACTCAAGCAGCaatgtattgtgttgtcattcAACCAGGGATGAATTGTCAACTCGAACAGTGATCTGTTGTGTTATAAGTATAGTACACTGCATTCGTCagttaattttgactatgaattgcagacatattagaagattggactgcgattttgtgtagaaactactataaattgaccTTAAGTTACATGCAATACTTTATTAAATTAACCAATAAAGttgttcaaatattgttttttagattctactctctttgtttcaatcaaaatgagttctatatcatggagcaatgaagagttcttggttcttacgcatgcttatattcatgtgtacgagacaagcaagttgaacgatccaatgttttggagccgtttaaccaatattttcaatgctgaaaaccgaatggctacaagaaacgatcgtgacgaactagacatcttagcaagatggtatgaaatgaaaaccgaagttctattattcaacgatctttatatcaaaattgacgacacccgtttaaatgctactgaggatgtcatcttggaagctgctaaggaggaatacaagtcattaagtaacgggttggaattccagtttgaagccccttggaatattttgaaatatatcccgtttgtttaaaatctattttagtttattatttgagtactaggttattttcatgtactaggttattttcatgtatttcttatgtatttcgtttgtttaaaatctattttagtttattatgtgagtactaggttattttcatgtatttcgtatgtatttcatatgtatttcatttgtttaaaatataatttagtttattatgtgagcaactcgtatgattaacttgagttaataaatggccattgcattagttatcacaatatattataatacattagtaacaaggattccatgaaccattaaaaacatcacaacaattacatgaaaaacaacgacataatacgaacaaagcattaacgtaaaacacaagtccatgggttattcttaacacaaattagagcggtctacttgaaatactgtttatctctaacaaccttccaaacttcctcatattcgAAGTCTCTGCCGTCATGCTCACAGATGTAAAACtctgtaacaacttccaagaactcttcttcgtcacgataacgaacattgttacgtttcgcataactacatgctcgattgaaccatgtcacttcttcctttacatccatccacttagtaacaacatctgatttttctcttttttgtccttttcccatctcatggttaaacaaagatgtgatgcgactccattcatcaccaattaggcaatgcgggggagcaagtaacgattcaccatccttaacacttagcTAGCATCGTGTTAGAACTAACACCTCGTTTGTCGTCCATGGCCTTTCAGAATTGgaaccaggtacttcattcgaagaacttgctgcattcgacgacatttctaataatg
The genomic region above belongs to Lactuca sativa cultivar Salinas chromosome 4, Lsat_Salinas_v11, whole genome shotgun sequence and contains:
- the LOC128133458 gene encoding uncharacterized protein LOC128133458, which translates into the protein MERRFESDRHTIMPPNFFVSHALEEGQDWRAFMAGIATYPNFMVAWWNVDTVLLPIHSSPNHWLFGELRLTSMEVHIYDSLGRGAYEKFKSEGIFSKFERRVTNYLDKIKYWARRNIPRIPLNMQFIYEENVPQQSSHLGDCGVFVCMFMEQLVSGQPIRVLIDPKNAALEFRLWMAKINWGSSLGPM